The Clostridium botulinum BKT015925 genome includes the window GGTATTTTCCTGTGGAGCTATTTTGCTTTTATCTGCGGCAATACCTAGTGTTTCATATAGAGTTAAAATAATATCAAAATTAACATCATTTACATTTATGAGATTTTCTCATAGATTATCAATAATGATTGGAGTTATGCTTGTTGTATTATCAAAAGGTATACGAGAACATTTAAAAAGGGCATATTCTTTAACTATAATATTATTATTATCAGGTTCATTATTTACTTTTACTAAAGGACTTGATTATGAAGAAGCGATATTTTTACTTATAGTTGCAGTATTATTATGGTTTTCACGAAAAGGATATTATCGTGAAAGTGTACCAGTAAAGAGCGGAACTGTAATTTTGATGATTTTAGTAAGTGCTATAAGTATAGGAATATATGCTATGATTGGTAATAGTATTAGTTTTGCATTTACTGGATTTAAAAGAGGTCCTAAAGTTTTTGAAATATTTATAACTGCAAAGCAGTTTACGAGTAATGCAATATATGCATTTATAATTGCGTGGATAGTACTTACAATTTATTTTATTTTAAAACCTAAAAGACCATTTGACCAAAAGATTTCAAATGAAGAATTAGAAAAGTTAAGAGAATTTTTAAAGAAATATGAAGGAAACTATTTAAGTCACTTATTGTTTTTGAAGGATAAAAATTTTTATTGGGCTCAAGATGGAAAAGTTCTTATTGCTTATTCTAATGTAAGAGATAAGCTAGTAGCTTTAGGAGACCCAATTGGAGATGAAGATTACTTTCAAAAAGCTATTGAAGAATTTCAAATATTTGCAGATAAATATGCTCTTTATCCAGTATTTTATCAAGTATCAGAAAAATATCTTACCATGTATCATGAAAATGGATATTACTTTTTTAAGTTAGGTGAAGAAGCAGTAGTAGACTTGGAAAACTTCAATCTAGAAGGAAAGAAAAGAAAAGATTTAAGATTAGTTCGTAATAGATTTGAAAAAGAAAATTTTACATTTGAAATGGTTAAACCACCATTTTCAAATGTATTTATGAAAGAATTAAAAGAAATATCAGATGTATGGCTTAATAAAAGAAAAGAAAAGGGATTTTCTTTAGGATCATTTGATGAGGATTATATTAATAGTGCTGAAGTAGCAATATTAAAAAACCCAGAAGGCAAAATGATAGCTTTTGCAACTATGATGCCTAAATATGATAGTGGAAAAACTATATCCATAGATTTAATGAGATTTGTAAAAGAAGCTCCTAATGGAACAATGGACGGATTATTTTTAAATATAATTCTTTGGGCTAAAGAAAATGGATATAAATATTTTAATCTTGGTATGGCACCATTATCGAATGTAGGCATTGCACCATTTGCACATAAGCAAGAAAAACTTGCTAAATTAGTTTATAAATTCGGAAACTATTGGTATAGTTTTTCTGGACTAAGAAGATATAAAGAAAAATTTACTCCAGAATGGGAACCTAAATTTTTGGCATATCCTCAATTTATGTCCTTACCTACTTTGCTAATAGACTTAGCTTTTTTAGTATCTAAAGGGAAGAAAGAATAAAAGATGTAATTTAAGAAAAAATAATTTTACTTGTATATATAATAAAAATATTTGCAAAGAGGGGAAAACAGTTGAAAGATATATTTACAAAAGATTTAAATAAAGAAGAAAATATAAAAACAAGTTTTATGATAATGAAAATTCTATCAAGGGATTATGGAAAGATAACTGCATATATTGGAGACAAGACAGGAGATATAAAATCTGTAATAGAAGATGAAAATAATGAATTAAATGTAGGTACTGTAATTGATATAGAAGGCAGTATAGATGGAATACTTCAAGTTGAAGAATTTAAAATAAAAACAGATTACAATATAGAAGACTATCTTCCAACAGTTAAAAGACCAATAAATGATATATTCAATGAGATAGAAGATATATCTAATGCAGAGTTTAAAACTCATGAAGTAATAGCTTTGAATAATTATTTCTTTGGAAATAATGAATTTGTAAATAAGTTCAAAAAAGGAATAGGAGGACTTAAACAACATCATAATTATATAGGAGGACTTGCAGAACATACTTTGAACGTAATGTATATGGCAAAAACCCTTGCTTATAGATATGATTGTAGACATAAAGAAATAGCAATTCTTGCAGCTAAACTACATGATATAGGAAAAGTTGAAGAATACTTTGTAGATGGACCTTTTTCAGTAACCATGAGAGGTGAGATGGAAGGACATATAGTTATTGCTATTTCTATGCTAGAAGATGCATTTAGGGAAGGTGGAGACATATATAGTCAAGACTTTAAAGATAGAATGAAGGGATGTTTAGTTCAGCATCATGGCAAGCAAGAATATGGTTCGCCTAAAGTTCCTAATACAGAAGAATCATATATAGTTCATTTCGCTGATTATGTAGATGCCACTATGAATAAAATCTCTCAGGTTAAGGATATTACACAACCGGATACTTGGTCAGAATATGATAGAAGAATAGGAACAAGATTATTTATATAAAATATTAATTTAATAAGTTAAAAAATAATCATAACCCTAAAGAAGGTATTAATATTATTAAATCTTCTTTAGGGTTATTTGAATTTATTAAGATTAGTAACTTTAATAATTATACTTTTAGTATAGAAGAGTGAAAAATAGGTAAAATAAGTTTATATACATTTTCAAGGAATACTAATTTAGGGAGCGTGTTTAATTTGTACTCAACAAGAATAATTGCAGTAGTAATCTTATTAATTCTTATAGGATTATCCGCATTATTTTCAGCATCAGAAACAGCATTAACATCTTTAAGTAAAATAAGAATAAGACAGATGAAAGAAGAAGGCATTAAGAGGGCTGAGATAGTAGATAAACTTGTGGACAATACAAATAAAATGTTGAGTGCAATACTTGTAGGAAATAACGTTGTAAATATAGGCGCGTCAGCTCTTGCAACATCTATTGCAATTAATCAATTTGGAGAAAAGGGAGTGACTATATCAACTGTAGTTATGACGATAGTAGTTTTGATTTTTGCTGAGATAACACCAAAATCATTAGCATCAAGCAATCCAGAAAAGGTATCTTTAGGTGTAGCAAAATACATAGAATTTATAACTGTAGTATTAAATCCCATCGCCGTAGTGTTTACATATATAACAAAAGGAATTTTAAAAATTTTTGGAGTTAATGCGGATACTTCAAAACCATTTATAACAGAAGAAGAATTAAAAACTATGCTAGATGTAAGTCATGAAGAGGGAGTTCTTGAAATTACTGAAAGAAAGATGATATATAATGTCTTTGAATTTGGAGATTCTCAGGTTAAGGATGTAATGATACCACGAGCAGATATTGTAGCTTTAGATATAAACTCAAGTTATGATGAAATAGTGGAAACTTTTAAAATGCAACAATTTTCAAGAATACCTATTTACGAGGAAGAAATAGATAATGTTATAGGAATATTGCATGTTAAAAATTTAGTATTAGCTTCAAAAGAAAATTTTGATATAAGAGATATTATACATGAACCCTATTTTACTTATGAATATAAAAAAACTACTGAACTTTTTGAAGAAATGAGAAAACAAAGAGTTTCTTTAACAATAGTATTAGATGAATATGGAGGAACTGTAGGACTTATAACTATGGAAGATTTAGTAGAAGAAATCGTTGGAGATATAGAAGATGAATATGACGAGCATAATATAGGAATAGAAGTTATAAAGGAAGATGAATATATAATTGATGGAAGTATTAAAATAGATGAGGTTAATGATATGATAGGAACTAATATAGAATCAGAGGATTTTGATACTATAGGAGGTTTTGTAATAGGAGAACTTGGAAGATTTCCTGAACAAGGGGAAATGATAGAATATATGAATGTGAAGTTTATAATAGAAGAAATAGATAGAAATAGAATAAAAAAATTAAAAGTGTTGACTTAAAGTCCAATAAAAATTATGCTATAATTAACATAAAATTATATTTATAGGGGTGTGTTTTTATTGGATCCAGACAGTACGTGGCAGTTAATTATTTTAGTTATTCTTTTATTATTATCATCTTTCTTTTCAGCATCAGAAACAGCATTAATGTCTATAAATAAATTAAGAGTAAGGCATATGATTGATGAAAAAATAAAAGGATCGGAAATGCTTGGCAAGTTAGTTGAAAAGCCAAGTAAATTATTAAGTGCTATATTAATAGGCAACAATGTAGTAAATATAGCTGCATCAGCACTTGGAACTTCTCTTGCTATAACTTATTTTGGAGATAAGGGTGTTGGAGTAGCAACGGCTATAATGACTATTTTAGTTTTAATTTTTGGAGAGATAACTCCAAAATCAATTGCAGCAGGAAATCCAGAGAAAGTTTCTTTAAAAGTATCAAAGCCAATATATTTTACTACGGTGATATTGACACCTTTAACGGCTATATTCACAGGATTAACAAATAAAATAGTTAAGATGTTTGGAGGTAGAGCTGATATGGGCAAGCCTCATATCACAGAAGAAGAATTAAAAACTATTGTTGATGTTAGTCATGAAGAAGGAGTTTTAGAGGTTGAGGAAAGAAAAATGATATATAACGTTTTTGAATTCGGAGACTCGCAAGTTAAAGATGTTATGGTTCCAAGAACTGAAATGATATCAATAGATGTGGATTCTAATTATGATGAGGTTATAGAAATATTGAAAGAAGAACAATTTTCTCGTATGCCAGTTTATAAGGATACCACAGATAATATCATAGGAGTTTTGCATATTAAAAGATTAGTTTTCTTTGATAATTCAAAGGAGAAATTTGATATATAT containing:
- a CDS encoding HD domain-containing protein encodes the protein MKDIFTKDLNKEENIKTSFMIMKILSRDYGKITAYIGDKTGDIKSVIEDENNELNVGTVIDIEGSIDGILQVEEFKIKTDYNIEDYLPTVKRPINDIFNEIEDISNAEFKTHEVIALNNYFFGNNEFVNKFKKGIGGLKQHHNYIGGLAEHTLNVMYMAKTLAYRYDCRHKEIAILAAKLHDIGKVEEYFVDGPFSVTMRGEMEGHIVIAISMLEDAFREGGDIYSQDFKDRMKGCLVQHHGKQEYGSPKVPNTEESYIVHFADYVDATMNKISQVKDITQPDTWSEYDRRIGTRLFI
- a CDS encoding HlyC/CorC family transporter, whose protein sequence is MFNLYSTRIIAVVILLILIGLSALFSASETALTSLSKIRIRQMKEEGIKRAEIVDKLVDNTNKMLSAILVGNNVVNIGASALATSIAINQFGEKGVTISTVVMTIVVLIFAEITPKSLASSNPEKVSLGVAKYIEFITVVLNPIAVVFTYITKGILKIFGVNADTSKPFITEEELKTMLDVSHEEGVLEITERKMIYNVFEFGDSQVKDVMIPRADIVALDINSSYDEIVETFKMQQFSRIPIYEEEIDNVIGILHVKNLVLASKENFDIRDIIHEPYFTYEYKKTTELFEEMRKQRVSLTIVLDEYGGTVGLITMEDLVEEIVGDIEDEYDEHNIGIEVIKEDEYIIDGSIKIDEVNDMIGTNIESEDFDTIGGFVIGELGRFPEQGEMIEYMNVKFIIEEIDRNRIKKLKVLT
- a CDS encoding HlyC/CorC family transporter codes for the protein MDPDSTWQLIILVILLLLSSFFSASETALMSINKLRVRHMIDEKIKGSEMLGKLVEKPSKLLSAILIGNNVVNIAASALGTSLAITYFGDKGVGVATAIMTILVLIFGEITPKSIAAGNPEKVSLKVSKPIYFTTVILTPLTAIFTGLTNKIVKMFGGRADMGKPHITEEELKTIVDVSHEEGVLEVEERKMIYNVFEFGDSQVKDVMVPRTEMISIDVDSNYDEVIEILKEEQFSRMPVYKDTTDNIIGVLHIKRLVFFDNSKEKFDIYKYMIKPYFTYEYKPTTELFDEMRKNRVAMTIVLDEYGGTAGMVTMEDLVEEIVGDIEDEYDNEQNDEIKLIKEDEYIVKGSTKIDEVNEMLETNIESEDFDSIGGFVIGEVGRFPKKGEIIEFDNIKFIIEEIDKNRIKKLKILKNSNKKSQGETLEGA
- the mprF gene encoding bifunctional lysylphosphatidylglycerol flippase/synthetase MprF, whose translation is MFTIFFKIKSFVIENKDNILKILISITALIIIYLEGRKALGNFNLGIILFHLHRVLRRSGWMFFLGGIIAIMTTTLYDYVVIKYLKYDLSLKKIFKISWISNTFNNFIGFAGLTGSSLRTVFYEKENISSEETIHINSIINPVTLVGLSILTWLGIFNVITIKPILNLHKVLWIAIIGLQIYLIIYFLLFKVPWLKREFLSEDLTLEEPKVLRIGLVFVSIIEWITAGTFLWAISIAFTGNITYFEALGVFAVAGAAGIISLLPGGIGAFDLVCARGLQLMGTTPNKAIAILIVYRIFYYAVPWFLGVILSLRDMREVLPTTAIPKTFSSWQKVWVKNYKEISDFGVIALSILVFSCGAILLLSAAIPSVSYRVKIISKLTSFTFMRFSHRLSIMIGVMLVVLSKGIREHLKRAYSLTIILLLSGSLFTFTKGLDYEEAIFLLIVAVLLWFSRKGYYRESVPVKSGTVILMILVSAISIGIYAMIGNSISFAFTGFKRGPKVFEIFITAKQFTSNAIYAFIIAWIVLTIYFILKPKRPFDQKISNEELEKLREFLKKYEGNYLSHLLFLKDKNFYWAQDGKVLIAYSNVRDKLVALGDPIGDEDYFQKAIEEFQIFADKYALYPVFYQVSEKYLTMYHENGYYFFKLGEEAVVDLENFNLEGKKRKDLRLVRNRFEKENFTFEMVKPPFSNVFMKELKEISDVWLNKRKEKGFSLGSFDEDYINSAEVAILKNPEGKMIAFATMMPKYDSGKTISIDLMRFVKEAPNGTMDGLFLNIILWAKENGYKYFNLGMAPLSNVGIAPFAHKQEKLAKLVYKFGNYWYSFSGLRRYKEKFTPEWEPKFLAYPQFMSLPTLLIDLAFLVSKGKKE